CGGCGGGCTTGGCGCGGCTAGTCTGTTTCCAAAGTATTTGTCCGGCGCCTGCTGAAATTGAAGTTTGAACAACGGAAGAAGGAGACCACGCAAGGCGCCATGGCATCATGGCACGCCGCGAGACGTCACAGAACGGTCCACTTGTGCTCCATCATGTGCAGTGGTGCACTGTGCATTCTCCGCGTTGCCGCAGCAGTAGGTGTGTTGCGGGTGCGGCGAACCAGACTGGCTACTTACTGACTGACTACTGACGGCTACTTACTGACTGGCTACTGACGGCTACTTATTGACTGACTACTGACTGGACTGGCTACTGACTCTACTGACTGACTGAGTACTGACTGGACTGGCTACTGAGTTTACTGACTGAGTACTAACTGGCTACTGACTGACGACTGACTGGCTACTTACTGACTACTGACTACTGACTACTGACTACCGACTACCGACTACTAACTAAACCACGGACTACCAGTGTTCGTGACGGGTGGGATGCTACCTGGCGGATGCCACCTGGCGGATGCCTTTTCCTTGACCCTCGTGCTCTGACGCTGTCGTCGCAAGCCTTCTTAGTGGAGACGGCCGTCTTCCACGGTTCCGCGCACCCAGGTAAAGTCGCCCGAGAGACTAGTGTCACGCAGGAGCATCGGCCACGGCCACGGCCACGGCCACGGCCACTTTTAGCACCGTACCGTGTAGTGGGCTGAATGGGTGGAGCTAGAGGGCTCTGGTGTCTTTCCAGAACAGTGATTGCCTGCTGTCGTCGACTCGTCGGACGCAGGGTGAAGGTCGGTCCCCAGGCGTCTGCCACCCACCGCACTGCCACCTAGCCTGCATCGTGCATCGTGCATCGTGCATCCTGCATCGTGCATCGTGCGTCCTGCATCGTGCGTCCTGCATCCTGCATCAGGATCATGATGCATCGAGTCGCGCAAAAGGCCTTGAGCGCAGACGCATCCAGCTTGCGTGATCAGCGCTTGTCAGGCACCAAAGTTCACCGTGTCCCCCCTAGTGGCCCAGGTGAAACGATTCCCCAGAAACCCACGTGTGCGTGTGGCCACAGCAGAGTGCCGGGATGCAGCGCAAGCACTAGCGGAGCACCAGGATAGAGCACCAGGATGCCGCTTCAGCATCGCTCCAGCATGGCACCAAGGGTAGCGCCAGGGTAGGAGACGCGAGCAGACGCTATTCACCAGCTCTGATAGCACCCAGCGGGTTATAGGCTCCTGCCAGCCATGTCCTCGCTCCTTTCTGACACTTCATTTCATCCTTCTAGCTTTCCCGTCCCAACTTGTAATCTCCGCTGTCCTTGACGTACTGGACTGGTCGCATTCGCATCACGACGCTCCACCCACCGCCCACGCCCGTGGATCACCTGTGCGCCCTGCCGCACACTTACATTAACCCTCGCCAATACCCTGATCTTGGGGATTCCAGGAACGGCCGTCATCACTTCACCCCCAACCACCGACCACCGATAACCTGACCGTGTCGCGCTTGGACCgcctctgcttctgcttTGGGCCACGCTGACACAGCAACGTTGACTCTGTCCAATACACTCACCGCCCCTCGCGGATCCTCGATGACTTCAGTACTCCATTACCGTGATCCCATCGCCTACCGGAGCGACTTCATGAGTACCTCCAACTACACCCCTCCCCACATCATGGACAGCCTCAAGAAAGTGCCCTCGTACGATGGCCACTCGTCCGAGTCCGAGTCGAGGAAGAACATGTCCGGCGGCAAGAAGCGCCCCTCAAGAGCAGGAACCCGCAGCGTCACCACCCTCACCGCCGCCCAGCTGGAACGGAAGCGAGCCAACGACCGCGAAGCACAGCGAGCCATTCGCCAGAGGACCAAGGACCACATCGACACCCTCGAACGCCAGGTTCGCGACCTCACTTCCCAGCTCGAGAGCAGCTCCTCGTCCAAGATGATTGATCTCATGCGCCGCAACGAGGAGCTGGAGCAAGAAAACGCCATGCTCCGTGCACGCATGGGACATGCCCCTTCCACACTCGGCGTGCCAGAACACAACACAGGTACGTGATGGATTTCTTTTTGTTTCCAGAGCACAGATCAAATGTTCCCTGTTGAGTCAGGCGCCTTCACTTGCTTGCTTTTGGCTCCCTCGGGCCGCGCCCGTTGGGTGCTGCATCCACCCCTTGCACCTGTCGTCGACGTCGCTTGCCCTGACCTGGTTTCCCCTTGGAGCGCTGTGCAGTGTGTGCAGTGTGTGCAGTATGTGCAACATCTGCCGCTTTCCCTTTTTCCACCTGCCCACACAACACCGCTCTACCGTTCTCGTGAGACACGTGTGATGAGAGGTGCATCAAGGCTGACTAGACGGATAGCAGGCGCTCCCTCGCCCAGTGATCGCATTCAGATGCTCAGCCAGCCGCGCAGGTCCTCCACAGGGACGGCAAGGAGCAGCCACTCCGTGCCCGAGATGGCGACATCTGCCTCGCAAGCTGGACACTGGCAGACACAACATTCGTACGCTCATCACGTTTCTTCACCGCACGTTGAGGCGCCGCCACCAATGGAGGTGTCCACGCCACACCACGACTCAGTGCGCTGGAGCCCTCACCCGTCCTCGCATCCGCAGCACCACGCCGTGTCCATGGCAGACCACCCTTCGGTTCACGCTGTCGAGCcctaccctagcccctacGTCATGGAGAGCAACGCGCGAGCCATGTCTTACCCGTTGGAGAATGCATCGCTGGTCTCTTCTCAGCCCATGCAGATGACCGGCTACGGCACACCGACCTCCCACCCTTCGCCGCACCCTTCGGAGTACCAGCGACACATGAGTGTTCCCATGAACCACCAAGCACCACCGCAACCTCAACATCCTCACCCGCACGCGCAACAACAGACTTCGGCACCGTACCCCTCGTACGCCCACCAGGGTTACGTGCCGCAAGTCAGCCATCCTGGCGACATGTCCATGATGGCTCATGCTCCTCACTCACACCCTCAGTCACAGTCACAGATGATGGGCGAGCATGGCCAACACATGATGTACATGCAGCCTAACATGAAAGTCGAGCACTGAGCAAGCGTGGAAGCAAAACGTGGGTCTCCGCGGCCAGATCCTGGTAGCAGGGATGCCGAAGCTGGACGCATGCACGGTCTCGACCCCCACCCTCGCGTAGACCAGGGTCTTGAATCGACTAGGAGCATGTCGGACACTTCCATCACGGCGTCGGCACGCGCATAACGAGCCCGGTCAGCGATAATGAACGGGTCGATCGCAAAGGTGTCGCCGAGGACTCTGGTCTCCACGGTTGGACAAGCCGGTCAAGGCAACCTTGTCAAGACTCTTGGTGACGACGAATTGTATCAGCTCTGTTGGCGTGTCCAATCGGATGGAGGTGGCATGTCTAGAAACGTTTGAGCAAATCTTCGGGATCGTCCCCGCACGGCATTGATCCAAGTGAAACGCGGCGCACGGAAAACATTCGAGGAAGGATCGCAACAAGCAGCGCAGGAAGCAGGAAGCAGGAAGCAGGAAGCAGGAAGCAGGTAGCAGGAAGCGGGAAGCAGGACGCGGAAGGGGGATTCGCCTGCGGTGCCTAGGATACAGGTGGCAGAATTAGGGCCTATCAGCCCTTGCAACATGATGCTCCAGAGGTGGACTGTCATGCTTTGTCATCTGAGAATGGAGCCTTGCGTGGAGACATGGTTACAGACGTTGTCCACCTCCATTTACTCCGAGATCGACTCCCAAAACGGATACAAAGCCGAGATGCTCGACACCGGCACCACGAGCCAAGTGGAACGCGCTACAGTTGTGCAGTTGTAAGGCACGCTGCTCTACTACGGTTACAGTAGTCGATAGGGGTCATGAAACAACGTCAATATCAAATACGTCTTCCCGCGCCCTAGCCATGGTGCTTCTCGGCCGACGGTGCTCGGCTGCCATCGACCATCGCAAGGTTCAGAAGTCTCGGTCGCCGACAGCGCCGGGGCCAGCAGAAAAATGGCTGCGCCAAGCGAGTGACGCCATCCCAGAGCGGCACTAGCGTTCTTCAGGCGGGCAGCCTGCAGAGCCGACGACCTGGACCCGGCACCCGCTGCAGCCAATCGCGCATGGGAAACCACAGCGGTCCGACCTCGTCGTACTCTGCAACCTGCAGGTCTACCTCAGCTCACCGCATCGTGCGCGCGATGATGCACATGCACGCGCGTAGATTCGATAGTCTCTCGTTTGAGGATTTGAAAAGCGGGGGAGAAAGTGCGATCGAATTTCTTCCTTCTTGCTGGATGCCCTTCGGCAGTTGCATCtacgctgccgccgccgccgccgccgcctctgctgctgctgcagcttGTCGTGTGCGGATCTGCTGCAGCAACTCTGGATACCACCGCTCGCCCACATCCGGATGGCTCTTCACCCTGTTCATGAGCGTGGCCTCTCCTAGATGCGCCCATTGTCCTTTGACAAAGGTGAACTCGACATCGTCCTTTCTGGCCTTGCGTGCCTCGTCGCGCAACCTCAACACAGACGCAGGGACATCCATGGCTTCAAACTCTGCGTCGTAGCTTACCCCCTGGAAGAACGGGACGGAGTATCGCGCGCCCTCACCCTTCCGCGGACTGAGCACGCGATGCGTCGTCGACGCGCAGACACCGTTTGTAAGAGCCTCCATGCCCTGGCCAATCGCAACGACAAGCGTGCCGTCCATGGGCTTGCAGTCAATCCACTGTCCTTTGGCGTTCTGCGCCTGCAGACCTGGCTGGTTGCTTGCTTGGAGCAAGTAGCTGGTGAGCATGCTGTCCTTGTGTGGGCCGACACCCTGTCGCTTGATCTCCCACTTCTTCTTGTCCATTTCGCTCGCACCCGCTGCCAGATCCGGCACGTCGACTTCAGGGTACTTGACAATCTTCAGCttgtgctgctgctgctcgtcGAAGAACCGAGTGAACGCATCGGCGGGCAGGCCAATCGCTTCGGCGATCAACGAGGTGAAGAGAGTCGAGATGCCAGCCATGCGTTGCATGTACTCTTCGAACGCTGGACGAAACCCAGGTAGATACTCTGGCGACGGCCATTGGTTCGGTGCGAGAAGGTTGTGGTACAGGGGCGCCTCAGGCCCTGGGACCGCATGTGGTGTCGAGAGATCCAGCTGCTCGCGGTGATCCGTGTTGAATGCCGTGGTTTCGTTGTCGAGCTTCACGTACCGTCAGCAACCGTCTGATGATTGTTCCGAGCAAAAGAAAAGGAAGACGTCATGGCGATCCTACACGACTTTCTGTTTGGCAGATGCACGTTGGAAGATGCTCGGTTATTGTTCACTGGCGTTTAGCACAAAACGGCTGTATTCGCTTCTTTTGCATCGTTTCTTTCTTTTGGTCTGTAGCTTTGTCCCTGCCAGCGTCTCCCTTCTGGCGCTTTTTTTTTTcccctccttctcttttcgTCGCTGCCTATACACGGCACAGCATAGCATAGCACATAGCACGCGACTGAACGAGTACCGATAGATCATAGACGGTTCGTCCCAGATGACAATACATCACATCACACCACCCTATCCCGCCCTCTCACGTCCTCTTTGTGCCCGCTCTCAAGACGCCAAAGCCAACCACACGGCAAGCGAAAGCGAAAGCGCAAGGggaaagaagaacaagaaaaagaaagaaaaaagaagagaaaaagaaagaaaaaagaagagaaaaaaaaaaaaaaaagaaatgCAAAACTCACACGACTCCAACCGAGAAAACTCTTCTCGTTCTTCATCTCAATCGCTTCCTTCTCCCGCCTCGGCAGCTCCTCAAAGAAGCCTCGACACTCGGCCACGACATCCCGCACCAGCGCCTCCGGCAGCCCTGTCTCGCAGAGGTACAGAAACCCGACGTTGAGCAGGGCGGCGCGCAGGTCGGCTAAGAACTGCGGCTTTGTGGCTGGGTGCAGCGCGCGCGAGAGGGGGAGGATGGGGAGCGTGAGGAATGGGTCTGTGGCTGGgtctgtggctgtggctgtggctggtgctgtggctgtggctggggctggggctggggctgtGGTGTTGGGCATGGTGAGGGTGCGGAGGGAGGAGTGCGCAGGTGCGGGGTGGATGGTCAATTCGTCGCTGGGGTGTTGCTCGAGCGGAGACGCGGTGTTTGGGGATTCTTGACATGTCCAAGTAAGTCTACATTCGTGCTCGAGGGTGCTTGCTGCTGCACGCCATATCTCGTGACCGGCTTCAGAGGGCGCGGGCGCGAGCGCGAGGTGCTGCACGCCCATTTCTCCTGACTGGATGGCCATGCACCGCCCGCACCGCTGCTGTTGCGGGGTAGCTCGTGGTTGGCTCTGCCCACCTCGGCCGCTCGCAGCGCTGCGGGGCGATTCCGCAATCATCGCTCCGTCGCAATAGGTACGGTACGCTAGGTTATTCCAGCAGAGCCgcagcagccgcagccgcagcaccagcagcaccggCAGCAGCAGGCAGTGATGAGCATAGACGTTCCACGCTTCACTTCGACTTCACCGTGCACGAGGAAATCTCGATCCCGCTCCATCAGTGTCCGGACCAAACTCCGCGCACAAGACACCGAACACTACCGTCGATACTATCCACAATATTGGATTCGGAGATTTTGAGACGTGGGATACGACATGGCCGTATGACGGGCATGACGGCTCGGATGCGGGCGTGGGGTTCGAGCTTGGCCGTGCTTGTGCTGGCCGTGCTTGTGCTGGCCGTGCTTGTGCTTGCCTTTGCTTGCTTTTGCTGCCGGGGTGGGCTGGCTGGCTGCTGGTCACGTTCGCCGCCTCGTGCTGTGTGCGCCGTGTGGTGCGCGCTGTCTCCCGAGGCCTGCCGAACTCGGTGCCATGTCGCTCTGCATGGGTGCGTGGACTGACTTGCACGCTGGTGGAGGGAGGTGCTCAGAGCCTCAATATCGCGCCATCCACTTGACTGCCAGGCCGAGCGCGGTGAGCTTCAGGCCGGCGATCAGGGTCAGTGTTGCGGCGCCGAGGAGGGTGAGCATGTTGTTTGGGTTGGTTGGGTTTGGGTGGGCTGGTTGGTGGATGGTGAGAGTGATTGTTTGAACACAATTCTTGGATGGCTACATGTCTATCAAGCGCTCCTTGTTTGCTTTTGTACCGTGTCCACTTCTCCAGGTCTGCTGTTGAGCGTCCACCGTCCCAACCTTCCCCCCACAGGGTTCGGGGCGCTGTCCGCAGATGCAGTCCACGTGCGTGTCAGGACGTCCAGACGTTGCGCGAATGACGTGCATCGCATCGCGCAGACGACACAGGCACGGACCGCTGTATTTGGGCTGGGCAGTGGTGTCGACAAGGGTGACGCTTGTTCGGCGTAGATGGGGAGGTCAGGCGGTCGTGGCGACCCCACTGCATTCACTCGATGACACAGAGTGAGGCTTTACGGCCCGTGGTTGCTTCACCATTTCACCGCATTCAAAACGTGGTCCACTCACTGTACGACGATCAGATTGAGGTGCGCGTAGCGCGCGGTGTTACAATGGTGATGAACATCACCGGTGTATGATGACTCCCAGATCCTCGCCTGAGCCTCTAATCTTTCTTTCCACCACCTTCTCCGGTAGCGAGAGCTCACTACAAATCTCATCAAAGCAATGCATACCGTCCAGAAACCTGACCAGATGCAGCCcgctctccctctccctctcacTGACCAGCTCGTTCATGTCTCTCAGATCCTGGTTTCGTGAGATGCTCGGCGGTTGCTGGTGCTGATGAACGTTCGCCAGGTGTGGATTCAGACTGGTCGTTGACGCTACAGATGGGCGGTGTAGGGAGAACGAAGGATGCTGTGCATGGGAGTGCAGGTTGGAGAGGGAAGGGTGGCGGGAGTTGCCACGGATTGTGGTCGTGTCCGAGTCTCTCAAGTTGGATGCTGAGTGAACAGCTGAATGCTGGAGGCTGGCTGCTGGTGCGGGAGGCAATGCTGTTGATGTTGCGTATGCGTACTTGTGCACGCGGTAGAGGAAGCCTTTGATGATGCCAAAGGTTATGAAGCGGCGAATGTCTATCCCACTGAGCAGGTCGACGTTATCCAACACCCAGCTTTTCAGCGTAAGACCTTGCCGCAACGAGGTGTACAGAGTGATGATCGTTTCGTGATCCACGTGCCACTCGTCATCTTCTTCGTCCTTGTTCTCCTCGGCATCGAAGTCGGAGACGTGGATTGTCGAACTGGCGGCATCGCTCTGCTGTGATGCCGAAGAAGAGATGGAGCTTCGTTCGTCGCGACTCCTCCCCGACTCCTCCCTCACAACTGTACTCTTGCTGGCTGCCGAGCCCATCCTCAGCCGCGGTGTCCGAACATAGCGCACGCACTCCTCCTTGACATCATCATCTACGATAAATCCGCCAATCTCTGCAGTTGGTGCATAGATGGCACCGAAGCGAAAAATGTCCAAAAGCACGAGACATCCATAGTAGACCAGGTGTTGGACGGCTCTGCGCGTCAACGACAAGTCTGTGTCGGCCAGCTGAGCAATGCGCGCTATCGAATGAACACCATTGATGTATGGCAGAATGCGATTCAAGGTAAGGTCTGAAGAGATGGGCGACTGCAGACCAGCGAGCGACATGGTGAGGAGAGGGACCTGGTGTGCTTGAACGGGCGGCGGAGGTTGTCTTGTAGGGAACAGCTTCAAATTGATCGTATTCGAGTCGTCTGTCGGTGTCAGTGCAAGCATCAGTCGACTGTTCCAAAAACACCCACCAATTGGTATCATGCATTCAGCATAGTTGTTGAGATCCTCAAGCACCATCTCGCATAGCGCATACACcttgctgccgctgccgctgcccaTTCCAAATCCAGTCGCACCCATGCTGTCGTCCATGCCGCCTCCACCTATTCCTAGCCCTACGTTCTCATCATCCCAGACGCCCTCCTCTTCCTTGCTCAGAAATCCGCCCTGCTCTTCTAACCCTCTCAGCAGTCTGCCCAGCTTTCGCACCACCTGACCGTAGCACGCCCAATCAACTTCATTCTCTCCAATCACAATGGCGAAGTTGAAGATGAACTCGTTTCTCTCgtacttcttctcctcctttATGCAGACTGGGTAGCCAATGATGCGGTGGTGGTTGGCGCAGCAGGTAATCAGGCGGTCGCAGAACTGCTGGGTGGGAATGAGGTATTGTGTGATGGAAGAGAAGGGAAAGAGGGGTGCGGGAAGAGCTGAGGGCGAAGACGAGGGCGTTACTGCGCCCGCCGGGACTTGGTGGAGGACGCGTGAGCCTATGGGATGTCAACTACAATGTGTTCGTCTTCACCTTTTTCGCGCACCTTTTTCGTGGTGAAAGCGCGTATAAAAGATAGCCTTGATTGCGCGCGTAGGCATTGAATCGGTTTGACACCTCAAAGGTGTTGTTTGCTTAGAACTACATGTTGGGGGTGAGGATCAAAGAATCGCATCGCGGGGAGTGGGGAGCTTGAGCTTCGCTGGTGTTGCGTCCGTGCGGATCGTCATCTCGTCGCTTACGAAGTACGAAGTACATAGTACATCTGACGAGATTGCTCATTTTCAAGGCCTAGAAAGAGACTGCAATCATCCAACCAACGATGCTCCACACTGCGCACATACAGTGTCTCGCACCTACCACCTTGGTGGGGACATGGCTGAGGTGCCACCTGCCTGCATGCTGCACAAGGCTTGATGAACAAACCAGTGAGAAGCGCTGAGCCTCGCTCCTATAGAACTTCCCACCCCGCCGCTATTTTCACATCTTGTGAGTTCCAGGGTTACTTCAGAATCCCTTTTCCAGAATCCCTTTTCCAGAGACCCTTTTTCAGAACCCCTTTACGACCATGGACGCCGATCTGGCAGTCATTCCACACCAACTATTCGCTCTTTGCCGGACAGCTGCGACTGTCTATACACCTCCCAAGCCGTGGAAAGGAGACGATCACCAAGCCTTCTGCAAACACCACAACATACATATTGACAAATGCTTCTCGACCTCTGACCTAGAAATGCTAGCTGATGACACGGAACGCAGACCCCCTTGAACGACCTCGAGATCTATTGGGCGAGCCGAGAGCCTTTGGAACATCAAGCTAGCATAAACGGTCTTCGTGGCTCAGCGGACAACGGATGCCACCTCTGTTCACTTTTCGTTGGTTCGCTCGACCGAGGCAAATGCTCAAACTCTGTAAATGTAGAAGAAACCCAATTGTGGATCTCTCCAAGCCGTGAGCTTCGAAGGATCCTGGTGGGTAGAAACCTGGACCGCTATGATTGGTCCTTGGCCGTCTATGGCAGCAATCCTTGGAAATCGTCAAACCCTTGGGTTCTTTGGCAGATGTCATAGTCCATTGATATCCGAAAACCGCCAAGTACGCCAACAACCTGCCGGAAAGGAACTCGGCAAATCTTCTGGTCGTACCCGCTCAAGTGTCGCTCGAACCTTCCCGCTTCCGATGGTCGCTGAAAACGGGATCTGATGCAGGCATCAAGCTGATTGCTGCTTGGCTACAACAATTTCTCAAAAGACACGACTTCTGTAAAAGAAGCTATGGTAATTACAGGCCGTGTGGGCTTTTAGACCTTGATGCTACTTCGATCTCGCGCGACATTCGTCTGGTCTTAACAACTGACATTGATACGCAGCCATACGCGACGCTAGTTACAGCTGAGGTAACTGCGCCACTGCTCTGCTTACTGCAGACGCTTACAAAGCGTTCCAATCCCGCATAATCTTGTGTCACACGGCAGAAAAAGGCCTATATAACGTGGCAGGTACGGCAAGCCTGTGGGGATGATGAAAGGGCACCATCATGGTCCTGGGTCTGTGTTTGAGACACAGTCAGCCAAGCTCTGTATCGGAGGCGCGGAACGAAAAGATGCATTGCTGAGATTATTCAAACTCCACCAGCAACTCGGACAACTATCTTCTCTACGCAACCAACTGCCACACCCTGTTTCCGTGAAGATGCGGAGTTGGACCAAGTCTGTCAGGTAGTGCCGATATGCACCACCCACGATGGAACCGTGCACTACAACAGGTGGGCCTTGAGTCCTGTTCCAGAACACCCCGATACCGCAACTGCTACCTTCGAGCGTCTTGCATGTGAGCTTTTCAAGAGCGATACTGCGTATACTAACGACCAAACCGAATACGTTCGAGAGACTCCTTTGAAAAACTATGAACTCTATTCTGATTCAGATCCATTCCAGCAGCAGCTTTTCACATGTTTCTTGATCAAGCGAGCATTCAAACATGCAGAAAATGACGACTACCTTCCCAGGGTTTCTAAGTTCGGTCTTGTTTCGGAGCGCGTTCATGCGGGCAAGAACCTTTTCCGAAGGAGAGGAGTGTACCTTTCGCACCAATCTCAGGGTAGCTCTCGAGCCAAGCGACCAAGAGATGACCCAACAGGTGCAGGAAAATTATGACGTTCACATCGAACTTCTCGAATCGAAAGACAAGGAAAGGCAACAAAGATACGCCACGGAACAGTACAGCGTATTCAATGAAAGTGAGCCCATGGAGGAGATCGAAATCATCTGAACAGCTCTCGAACTGTGCCAATATCTGGCAAGATATTAGGCACTGATATTGCAGATCTGCGGACACGAA
This genomic interval from Ascochyta rabiei chromosome 5, complete sequence contains the following:
- a CDS encoding Nitrogen permease regulator 2 gives rise to the protein MPTRAIKAIFYTRFHHEKGSRVLHQVPAGAVTPSSSPSALPAPLFPFSSITQYLIPTQQFCDRLITCCANHHRIIGYPVCIKEEKKYERNEFIFNFAIVIGENEVDWACYGQVVRKLGRLLRGLEEQGGFLSKEEEGVWDDENVGLGIGGGGMDDSMGATGFGMGSGSGSKVYALCEMVLEDLNNYAECMIPIDDSNTINLKLFPTRQPPPPVQAHQVPLLTMSLAGLQSPISSDLTLNRILPYINGVHSIARIAQLADTDLSLTRRAVQHLVYYGCLVLLDIFRFGAIYAPTAEIGGFIVDDDVKEECVRYVRTPRLRMGSAASKSTVVREESGRSRDERSSISSSASQQSDAASSTIHVSDFDAEENKDEEDDEWHVDHETIITLYTSLRQGLTLKSWVLDNVDLLSGIDIRRFITFGIIKGFLYRVHKYAYATSTALPPAPAASLQHSAVHSASNLRDSDTTTIRGNSRHPSLSNLHSHAQHPSFSLHRPSVASTTSLNPHLANVHQHQQPPSISRNQDLRDMNELVSERERESGLHLVRFLDGMHCFDEICSELSLPEKVVERKIRGSGEDLGVIIHR